One region of Mycolicibacterium rhodesiae NBB3 genomic DNA includes:
- a CDS encoding class I adenylate-forming enzyme family protein, with protein sequence MSISLLLEMAASTNPERTALVSGEIRLTAAELSELADGGAGVIAAAGTSHVAYVGLGGAMLPLLLFSSARAGAAFTPLNYRLSADGLRELIDRLPQPLVVADAEYCDVVAGAGKQVITSDDFIAAARTAEPAAEFPDPEDVGVVLFTSGTTSRPKAVELTHNNLTSYITGTVEFDGAEPDDAALICVPPYHIAGVSAALSNLYAGRKMVYLPQFDPSEWVRLVRDEGVTSATVVPTMLDRIVSALDSEPVALPTLRNLAYGGSKVALPLVRKALGLLPDVGFVNAYGLTETSSTIAVLTPDDHREALASTDVRVTRRLGSVGQPVPGVELQIRDDSGQVVGPGETGELFVRGEQVSGRYAEIGSVLDADGWFPTKDVAWLDEEGYLFIGGRSDDTIIRGGENIAPAEIEDVLVEHPHVHDCAVVGPDDPQWGQIIVAVVVPAAGADPDPDELREHVRSQLRGSRTPDRVVFRDELPTNATGKVLRRELVQELTATN encoded by the coding sequence ATGAGCATCTCGTTGCTGCTGGAGATGGCAGCCTCAACAAACCCGGAGCGCACCGCGCTGGTGTCCGGCGAGATTCGGCTCACAGCAGCCGAACTGAGTGAGCTCGCCGACGGCGGCGCAGGCGTCATCGCGGCCGCAGGCACCTCGCACGTGGCCTACGTCGGCTTGGGCGGCGCGATGCTTCCCCTGCTGCTGTTCTCCTCGGCGCGTGCGGGTGCCGCCTTCACTCCGCTCAACTACCGGCTGAGCGCCGACGGTCTGCGCGAACTGATCGACCGCCTGCCGCAGCCGCTGGTCGTGGCCGACGCGGAATACTGCGACGTCGTCGCGGGCGCAGGCAAGCAGGTCATCACATCCGACGACTTCATCGCCGCCGCCCGCACCGCGGAACCGGCCGCCGAATTCCCCGACCCCGAAGACGTCGGAGTGGTGTTGTTCACCTCAGGCACGACCTCGCGGCCGAAAGCGGTTGAACTCACCCACAACAACCTGACCAGTTACATCACCGGGACGGTCGAATTCGACGGTGCCGAACCCGACGACGCGGCGCTGATCTGTGTGCCGCCGTACCACATCGCGGGAGTCAGCGCGGCACTGTCGAATCTCTACGCCGGCCGAAAGATGGTGTACCTGCCGCAGTTCGACCCGTCGGAATGGGTGCGCCTGGTGCGCGACGAAGGGGTGACGTCGGCGACGGTCGTCCCGACGATGCTCGATCGCATCGTGTCGGCCCTCGATTCGGAACCGGTGGCGCTGCCCACCTTGCGCAACCTTGCCTACGGCGGTTCGAAGGTCGCACTTCCCCTCGTGCGCAAGGCACTTGGATTGTTGCCCGACGTAGGATTCGTCAACGCCTACGGACTCACCGAGACCAGTTCGACCATCGCCGTGCTCACCCCCGATGACCACCGGGAGGCCCTCGCATCGACCGACGTGCGTGTCACCCGAAGGCTCGGGTCGGTCGGCCAGCCGGTGCCAGGGGTCGAGCTGCAGATCCGCGACGACAGCGGTCAGGTCGTCGGGCCCGGCGAGACCGGTGAGCTGTTCGTCCGCGGCGAGCAAGTGTCCGGCCGGTACGCCGAAATAGGTTCCGTCCTCGATGCCGACGGGTGGTTTCCCACCAAGGATGTCGCGTGGCTAGACGAGGAGGGCTATCTCTTCATCGGCGGTCGATCGGATGACACGATCATCCGCGGCGGGGAGAACATCGCGCCCGCCGAGATCGAGGACGTCCTCGTGGAACACCCACATGTGCACGACTGCGCGGTCGTGGGGCCCGACGATCCACAGTGGGGCCAGATCATCGTCGCGGTGGTGGTTCCCGCCGCCGGTGCAGACCCCGATCCCGACGAGCTGCGCGAGCACGTTCGGTCGCAACTCCGCGGTTCGCGCACTCCCGACCGTGTCGTGTTCCGGGACGAACTGCCGACCAATGCGACCGGCAAGGTGCTGCGCCGCGAACTCGTTCAGGAATTGACAGCCACGAATTAG
- a CDS encoding 2Fe-2S iron-sulfur cluster-binding protein: MTAEPAPSSPADDGQVTIVLDRKTVSVRRVTNETLLESARRAGLSPPFSCEAGNCGTCMGKLVEGKATMRVNDALEEDEVEDGYILTCQAIPDTDSVSFTYDD, translated from the coding sequence ATGACGGCGGAACCGGCGCCGAGCTCGCCCGCCGACGACGGACAAGTGACGATCGTGCTCGATCGGAAGACAGTGTCCGTGCGGCGGGTGACCAACGAGACGCTTCTCGAGAGCGCCAGGCGTGCCGGCCTCTCTCCGCCGTTCTCCTGTGAAGCCGGCAACTGCGGCACATGCATGGGCAAGCTCGTCGAGGGCAAGGCCACCATGCGTGTCAACGACGCCCTCGAAGAGGACGAGGTCGAGGACGGATACATCTTGACCTGCCAAGCCATTCCGGACACCGATTCGGTCAGCTTCACCTACGACGACTGA
- a CDS encoding acyl-CoA dehydrogenase family protein, whose translation MDFRDSPDEAAFRDRLRAWLTEQKGKFPTSGDEYWAAQGAWHQALYEQGFFGTSWPKEYGGQDLPPVYDVIVDEEIAKAGAPARPSLGYLVVAFGHHGSKELQQRFLPGMINGTERWCQGFSEPGAGSDLASLTTTATREGDEYVIHGHKIWTSYSDVADWCLLLARTDKDVPKHRGLSAFVVSMHQSGVEQRPLKMISGVTKEFGQVSFDGARVPAENLVGNLGEGWKLAMTVVSHEREPSTLGFSARYGKLVRQLASRTEGATPEELAWAWVQTEMLRLHVRRRLSEQLDGITHGPQGSLDKLLMTWVEQSVGHAALATVGTSDPELFGAYMYSRAQSVMGGTSQIQKNIISSRILGLGV comes from the coding sequence TTGGATTTCCGTGATTCGCCGGACGAAGCCGCATTCCGGGACCGGTTGCGCGCCTGGCTGACCGAGCAGAAGGGCAAGTTCCCGACATCCGGTGACGAGTACTGGGCCGCGCAGGGCGCCTGGCACCAGGCGCTGTACGAGCAAGGTTTTTTCGGCACCTCATGGCCGAAGGAGTACGGGGGACAGGACCTGCCGCCGGTGTACGACGTCATCGTCGACGAAGAGATCGCGAAGGCCGGCGCCCCGGCCCGCCCGAGTCTCGGGTACCTGGTCGTCGCGTTCGGTCACCACGGCAGCAAGGAACTGCAGCAGCGTTTCCTACCCGGCATGATCAACGGCACCGAGCGGTGGTGCCAGGGCTTCTCGGAACCGGGCGCGGGTTCGGATCTCGCATCGCTGACCACGACCGCCACCCGTGAGGGTGACGAGTACGTGATCCACGGCCACAAGATCTGGACAAGCTACTCCGACGTCGCCGACTGGTGTCTGCTGTTGGCGCGCACCGACAAGGATGTGCCGAAGCACCGTGGCCTCTCCGCGTTCGTCGTGTCGATGCACCAGTCCGGTGTCGAGCAGCGACCGCTGAAGATGATCAGCGGTGTCACCAAGGAATTCGGCCAGGTCTCCTTCGACGGCGCCCGAGTGCCCGCCGAGAACCTGGTCGGCAATCTCGGTGAGGGTTGGAAGCTCGCGATGACCGTCGTCAGCCACGAGCGCGAACCGTCGACCCTGGGATTCTCTGCTCGCTACGGAAAGCTGGTGCGGCAGTTGGCGTCCCGGACCGAAGGCGCGACGCCCGAAGAGTTGGCGTGGGCGTGGGTGCAGACCGAGATGCTGAGGCTGCACGTGCGCCGGCGGCTGTCAGAGCAACTCGACGGCATCACGCACGGGCCGCAGGGATCGCTGGACAAACTGCTCATGACCTGGGTCGAGCAGTCCGTCGGCCATGCGGCGCTGGCCACCGTCGGCACGAGCGATCCAGAGCTGTTCGGCGCGTACATGTACAGCCGCGCGCAGAGCGTGATGGGCGGAACGTCGCAGATCCAGAAGAACATCATCTCGTCGCGCATCCTCGGGTTAGGGGTCTAA
- a CDS encoding LLM class F420-dependent oxidoreductase, translated as MRLGVMIGAERGDMARKVAKLVSDIEWAESAGMDTAWMPQVPNDFDCLTMVALMAAHTSRIELGTAVVPLQAQHPIALARQAQSVHAMAGGRLALGVGPSHHWIVRDMLGIPYEKPAAYTRDYLEVLNAAFAGPGDVDVENGNFTVHNPTVLASETPLPVLVAALGPVMLQIAGEHADGTVLWMADEKAIGDHIAPKINKAAAEAGRPAPRIVAGIPVCLCANSEIDAAKERANRILAEAETSPNYQRLLDRGDARSVGDLCAAGDEESILARFKAFADAGVTDLSVRLLPIGETRDELIASKYRTREVIAELAKAVR; from the coding sequence ATGAGGTTAGGCGTGATGATCGGGGCCGAGCGCGGCGATATGGCCCGCAAGGTCGCCAAGTTGGTGTCCGACATCGAGTGGGCCGAGTCGGCGGGGATGGACACCGCGTGGATGCCCCAGGTACCCAACGACTTCGACTGTCTCACCATGGTGGCCTTGATGGCGGCTCACACGTCGCGCATCGAACTCGGCACCGCCGTGGTGCCGTTGCAGGCTCAGCATCCGATCGCGCTCGCGCGCCAGGCGCAGTCCGTACACGCGATGGCGGGCGGCCGATTGGCTCTCGGTGTCGGTCCGTCGCACCACTGGATCGTGCGCGACATGCTCGGGATCCCCTACGAGAAGCCCGCGGCTTACACCCGCGATTATCTCGAGGTGCTCAACGCTGCATTCGCGGGTCCCGGTGACGTCGACGTCGAGAACGGGAATTTCACCGTGCACAACCCGACCGTGCTCGCGTCCGAGACGCCGCTGCCCGTCCTGGTCGCCGCGCTGGGCCCGGTGATGCTGCAGATCGCGGGCGAGCATGCCGACGGCACCGTGTTGTGGATGGCAGACGAGAAGGCGATCGGCGACCACATCGCACCGAAGATCAATAAAGCCGCTGCCGAGGCGGGCAGGCCCGCGCCACGCATCGTCGCGGGAATTCCCGTGTGCCTCTGCGCGAATTCCGAGATCGACGCCGCCAAGGAGCGCGCCAACCGGATTCTGGCCGAGGCGGAGACGTCGCCGAACTACCAGCGGTTGCTTGACCGTGGCGATGCCCGCAGCGTCGGTGACCTGTGTGCGGCCGGCGATGAGGAGTCGATCCTTGCGCGGTTCAAGGCATTTGCCGACGCCGGTGTGACCGATCTGTCGGTTCGCCTGCTCCCGATCGGCGAGACCCGTGACGAACTGATCGCTTCGAAATACCGGACCCGTGAGGTGATCGCGGAACTCGCCAAGGCGGTGCGATGA
- a CDS encoding CaiB/BaiF CoA transferase family protein encodes MTQLSGPLSGIRILEVGVMLAGPYATMLLADLGAEVIKIEPPGGEISRQVSDSYFASLNRNKQSVVLDLRSDEGRRRLGELVADSHALLVNMKPSAIKRLGLTYDALRQFNDRIVCVALTGFGLNGGDDPAFDYVIQAATGVAAMTGHPDDPPTLPGYSSADNSTGLTAALGLLAQIVSGRGGQVDVSLRDVMFSQLNYRASAYLNDGAEPQRYPFGAHSYYVPAQLFATADGYLALFITHDSFWKSFATEAGIEGFETMAERVAHRDAVLTAVAAALATDTAKGWEARLRPLGIPAAAVQTLPEALETTPEVVVTAGDFRLVGSPIRIDGYDPDYRPPPRLDEHADAPSAQSS; translated from the coding sequence ATGACACAGCTGAGCGGTCCCCTTTCGGGTATTCGTATTCTCGAGGTCGGCGTCATGCTGGCCGGCCCGTACGCGACCATGCTGCTGGCCGACCTCGGCGCCGAGGTGATCAAGATAGAGCCGCCCGGTGGCGAGATCTCCCGACAGGTCAGTGACAGTTACTTCGCGAGCCTGAACCGCAACAAGCAGAGTGTCGTGCTGGATCTGCGGTCCGACGAGGGGCGGCGGCGTCTCGGTGAGCTCGTCGCGGATTCGCATGCGCTGCTGGTCAATATGAAGCCGTCGGCGATCAAGCGGCTTGGTCTGACGTATGACGCGTTGCGGCAGTTCAACGATCGCATCGTCTGTGTCGCGCTGACCGGCTTCGGGTTGAACGGCGGAGACGATCCCGCATTCGACTACGTGATCCAGGCGGCGACGGGCGTGGCGGCGATGACCGGCCATCCTGACGATCCGCCCACCCTGCCGGGGTATTCGTCAGCCGACAACTCCACCGGACTCACAGCGGCACTCGGCCTGCTGGCGCAGATCGTCTCGGGGCGCGGCGGACAGGTGGACGTCTCGCTGCGTGATGTGATGTTCTCGCAACTGAACTACCGGGCATCGGCATACCTGAACGACGGCGCCGAGCCTCAGCGGTATCCGTTCGGCGCGCATTCGTATTACGTTCCGGCGCAACTGTTCGCGACCGCCGACGGATACCTCGCGCTGTTCATCACGCACGATTCGTTCTGGAAGTCGTTCGCCACCGAGGCCGGGATCGAGGGTTTCGAGACGATGGCCGAACGGGTGGCGCATCGTGACGCGGTGCTCACCGCAGTGGCGGCCGCGCTTGCCACGGATACCGCCAAAGGGTGGGAAGCCAGGTTACGTCCACTTGGCATACCGGCCGCCGCAGTACAGACACTGCCCGAGGCGTTGGAGACGACGCCCGAAGTCGTCGTCACCGCAGGGGATTTCCGGTTGGTGGGCAGCCCGATCCGCATCGACGGGTACGACCCCGACTACCGGCCACCGCCCCGCCTCGACGAGCACGCCGATGCGCCATCGGCTCAGTCGTCGTAG
- a CDS encoding SDR family oxidoreductase produces MSTFTDRTLVVSGGSRGIGLAIALGAASHGANVVLLAKTSEPHPRLPGTVHTAVADVEAAGGKGVAVVGDVRKEEDVQRAIDAAVEHFGGVDIVVNNASAIATDPTEELAAKKFDLMMDINIRGTFLLTKAALPHLRKSPNAHVITLAPPMNMSPHWLGAHPVYTLSKYGMTLLSLGWAAEYADAGIGFSCLWPETYIATAAVANAPGFQESLARSRDPKIMGDAAVAILSRPSADVNGKCFIDVEALAAAGITDLSSYGGGDDPILDIFVDKS; encoded by the coding sequence ATGTCCACCTTCACCGACCGCACGCTCGTCGTGTCAGGCGGCAGTCGCGGTATCGGGTTGGCGATCGCGCTGGGAGCAGCAAGCCACGGTGCCAACGTCGTCCTGCTGGCCAAAACGTCTGAACCGCATCCCAGACTGCCCGGCACCGTGCACACCGCGGTGGCCGACGTGGAGGCCGCAGGAGGCAAAGGCGTCGCGGTCGTCGGAGACGTGCGTAAAGAAGAAGATGTGCAGCGTGCGATAGATGCGGCGGTCGAGCACTTCGGCGGCGTCGACATTGTCGTCAACAACGCCAGCGCCATCGCGACCGACCCCACCGAGGAACTGGCCGCCAAGAAGTTCGACCTGATGATGGACATCAACATTCGCGGTACGTTCCTGTTGACGAAGGCGGCGTTACCGCACCTGCGCAAGTCTCCGAACGCGCACGTCATCACGCTGGCGCCGCCGATGAACATGAGCCCGCACTGGCTGGGCGCACATCCCGTGTACACCCTGTCGAAGTACGGCATGACGCTGCTGTCGTTGGGGTGGGCGGCTGAGTACGCCGACGCCGGTATTGGATTCAGCTGCCTGTGGCCCGAGACGTACATCGCCACTGCCGCTGTCGCCAACGCGCCCGGCTTTCAGGAGAGCCTGGCCAGATCGCGCGACCCCAAGATCATGGGCGATGCGGCGGTCGCGATCCTGTCTCGCCCCTCCGCCGACGTCAACGGCAAGTGCTTCATCGACGTCGAAGCGCTGGCGGCGGCCGGCATCACCGATTTGTCCAGCTACGGCGGTGGGGACGACCCCATCCTTGATATCTTCGTCGACAAATCATGA
- a CDS encoding cobalamin B12-binding domain-containing protein — translation MSASAPAQGNPARVLVAKPGLDGHDRGAKIVARTLRDAGFEVIYTGIRQRIEDIVSIALQEDVSLVGLSILSGAHVALTTRTVDALRAADAGDIAVVVGGTIPESDVQKLLDAGAAAVFPTGTPLDTLVRDVRALTAKAAQ, via the coding sequence GTGTCTGCTTCTGCTCCCGCACAGGGCAACCCGGCACGGGTGCTCGTCGCAAAGCCGGGTCTGGACGGCCACGACCGCGGCGCCAAGATCGTCGCGCGCACGCTGCGCGACGCCGGATTCGAGGTCATCTACACCGGAATCCGTCAGCGCATCGAGGACATCGTGTCCATCGCACTGCAGGAAGACGTTTCCCTGGTGGGCCTTTCGATTCTGTCCGGAGCTCATGTCGCGCTGACGACGCGCACCGTCGACGCACTGCGCGCCGCCGATGCCGGCGACATCGCCGTCGTGGTCGGTGGCACGATCCCCGAATCCGATGTGCAGAAACTGCTCGACGCAGGCGCTGCGGCGGTGTTTCCCACCGGCACACCGCTGGACACGCTGGTGCGCGACGTCCGGGCGCTGACGGCAAAGGCGGCGCAATGA
- a CDS encoding methylmalonyl-CoA mutase family protein, producing the protein MTPPSDLPVQTPSGIPLEPIYGPADRSGEPPAPGTYPFTRGNFASGYRGKLWTFRQYSGFGTAEESNRRYRYLLDQGGTGLSVALDLPTQCGYDSDDAEYGEEVGRVGVAVDTLADAEILFDGIPLDKISTSFTINGTAAILLAFYVAAAEKKGVPREKLTGTIQNDILKEYASRGTWIWPPEPSLRLIADTIEFCAAEVPRFNAISVAGAHFRDAGANAVQEMAFTLADGVTYCDTVVERGRMTIDKFAPQISFFFYTHGDFFEEIAKYRAGRRRWATIVRERYGASSDKASMFRFGCVAGGASLYAPQAQNNLVRVAYEAMAAVLGGVQSMFTAAWDEPFALPSEESATLALRTQQILAYETGVAKVADPLGGSYFVEALTDATEDKIIEIMHDLEAHGGMVRAIEDGYLQGLIADEAYKIHQEVESGERPVVGVNKFVVDEPPPEIATYELDAEGRDKQLKRLAKVKADRDDVAVKDALAALARGAEGDDNLMHRLIDCAGVYCTVGEMVSTLKSVWGEFQQPVVF; encoded by the coding sequence ATGACTCCGCCATCTGACCTGCCTGTACAGACCCCTTCCGGCATCCCGCTCGAGCCCATTTACGGACCGGCCGACCGCAGCGGTGAGCCGCCCGCGCCTGGTACCTATCCGTTCACGCGCGGCAATTTCGCGAGCGGGTACCGCGGCAAGCTGTGGACGTTTCGGCAGTACTCGGGGTTCGGCACGGCCGAGGAATCCAATCGCCGGTACCGCTACCTGCTGGATCAGGGCGGCACCGGTCTGTCGGTGGCGTTGGATCTGCCCACTCAGTGCGGGTATGACTCCGACGACGCCGAGTACGGCGAGGAGGTCGGCCGGGTCGGTGTCGCGGTTGACACGCTCGCCGATGCCGAGATCCTGTTCGACGGCATCCCGCTGGACAAGATCAGCACCAGCTTCACGATCAACGGCACCGCCGCGATCCTGCTGGCCTTCTATGTGGCGGCCGCTGAGAAGAAGGGTGTGCCGCGCGAGAAGCTGACCGGCACGATCCAGAACGACATCCTCAAGGAGTACGCGTCGCGCGGCACGTGGATCTGGCCGCCGGAGCCGTCGCTGCGGTTGATCGCCGACACCATCGAGTTCTGTGCCGCCGAGGTACCGCGCTTCAATGCGATCTCGGTGGCGGGCGCACACTTCCGCGACGCCGGCGCCAACGCCGTTCAAGAGATGGCGTTCACCCTCGCTGACGGTGTGACCTACTGCGACACGGTCGTCGAGCGTGGCCGGATGACCATCGACAAGTTCGCCCCGCAGATCTCGTTCTTCTTCTACACGCACGGCGACTTCTTCGAGGAGATCGCCAAGTACCGGGCGGGGCGGCGACGCTGGGCGACGATCGTGCGGGAGCGGTACGGCGCCAGCAGCGACAAGGCGTCGATGTTCCGCTTCGGCTGTGTGGCCGGCGGGGCGTCGCTGTACGCGCCGCAGGCCCAGAACAACCTCGTCCGCGTCGCCTACGAGGCGATGGCTGCGGTGCTCGGTGGTGTGCAGTCGATGTTCACCGCCGCCTGGGATGAGCCGTTCGCGCTGCCGAGCGAGGAGTCCGCGACGCTGGCGTTGCGCACCCAGCAGATCCTGGCGTACGAGACCGGGGTCGCGAAGGTCGCCGACCCGCTGGGCGGGTCCTACTTCGTCGAGGCGCTGACCGACGCCACCGAAGATAAGATCATCGAGATCATGCACGACCTCGAAGCACACGGCGGCATGGTGCGCGCCATCGAGGACGGCTATCTGCAGGGTCTGATCGCCGACGAGGCCTACAAGATTCATCAGGAGGTCGAGTCCGGTGAGCGGCCGGTGGTCGGGGTCAACAAGTTCGTCGTCGACGAACCGCCGCCGGAGATCGCCACCTACGAACTCGACGCCGAAGGTCGCGACAAGCAGCTCAAGCGTCTGGCGAAGGTCAAGGCCGACCGCGACGACGTGGCCGTCAAGGACGCGTTGGCCGCCCTGGCGCGCGGCGCCGAGGGCGACGACAACCTGATGCACAGGCTGATCGACTGCGCAGGAGTCTATTGCACGGTGGGGGAGATGGTGTCGACGCTGAAATCGGTGTGGGGCGAGTTCCAGCAGCCGGTGGTGTTCTAG
- a CDS encoding acyl-CoA dehydrogenase family protein, whose product MDVRLTSEQQQLRDAAAKLADDLGPGSVADLDDESRVRRLEKAVADTGFRTLRSDGASGVEVAIVAEEFARGLVDVPFVGPVLADDLRRRGAQVTAGGDDRETVDLTRSLVGVVESPTELGELSEEDAGRWRALALTVTCADLVGAARGAHALACEYAKVREQYGATIGSYQAVGHLLAESLALIEGSISVLRHAAWAVDELPAVEAIEAARVAKIYCARAALTVCETSIQVHGGIGNTWECLAHVYLRRVLAATETWPVKLEELTIGFP is encoded by the coding sequence GTGGACGTCCGTCTGACGAGTGAACAACAACAGCTGCGGGATGCCGCTGCCAAGCTTGCCGACGATCTCGGGCCGGGTTCGGTCGCGGATCTCGACGACGAAAGCCGGGTCCGGCGGCTGGAGAAGGCGGTCGCCGATACGGGCTTTCGCACGCTGCGCTCCGACGGTGCGTCCGGCGTCGAGGTCGCCATCGTCGCCGAGGAGTTTGCGCGCGGACTTGTCGACGTACCGTTCGTCGGACCGGTGCTCGCCGACGACCTTCGGCGGCGCGGCGCGCAGGTGACGGCGGGCGGCGACGATCGCGAGACCGTCGATTTGACGAGAAGTCTTGTTGGAGTGGTGGAGTCGCCAACTGAGCTCGGTGAGCTCTCGGAGGAGGATGCCGGCCGGTGGCGCGCACTCGCACTCACCGTCACGTGTGCCGACCTCGTGGGCGCTGCACGCGGGGCCCATGCGCTGGCCTGTGAGTACGCCAAGGTCCGCGAGCAGTACGGCGCGACGATCGGCTCCTATCAGGCGGTCGGTCATCTCTTGGCGGAGAGCCTGGCGCTGATCGAGGGCTCGATCAGTGTCCTGCGCCATGCCGCGTGGGCGGTCGACGAACTCCCTGCCGTCGAGGCAATTGAAGCGGCACGAGTCGCCAAGATCTACTGTGCGCGAGCGGCACTGACCGTCTGCGAAACCTCGATCCAGGTGCACGGCGGCATCGGCAATACCTGGGAGTGCCTCGCCCATGTCTATCTGCGGCGTGTGCTGGCCGCCACCGAGACGTGGCCCGTCAAGCTGGAGGAGCTGACCATTGGATTTCCGTGA
- a CDS encoding class I adenylate-forming enzyme family protein, giving the protein MSEAIALAFEEREYTLSELDALTRGMATALRDRGVRPGGRVALMSSNRPEFVIALRAIWLLGASAVLLSPAWKRTEIDHALALTKPAHAVGDQPVLAEAMPMLSLDEPISPADRAFDEPPPSADALFVFSSGTTGMPKAVRHTHASFAVAVRHWRDALGLSSADRMQIMTPPSHILGLLNIAMALETGTWIRLHSRFDIDVMLRHIESDRITIEMAVAPIALALAAHPDLERYDLSSLRYVMWCATPVTESVAAEVSRRAGISWVTAYGASELPVISCNDITGARLDTVGRAVPGVELRVVSLDTGDVLAPDEVGEIQVRSGSAMAGYLPDSATADAFSDGWYRTGDVGHIDAEGWLRITDRSKEMIKVRGFQVAPAEIEAVLHGHPAVGDCAVFGVPDAANGEAIVAAVKAMSAVDAEELVGLIGERLASYKRPSRVTFVDEIPRLPSGKVLRRVLKERLWTSV; this is encoded by the coding sequence GTGAGTGAGGCGATCGCGCTCGCTTTCGAGGAGCGTGAATACACGCTGTCCGAACTCGACGCCCTGACCAGGGGCATGGCGACCGCGCTTCGGGATCGCGGCGTTCGGCCAGGCGGTCGGGTCGCACTGATGTCGTCGAACCGGCCCGAATTCGTCATCGCACTGCGGGCCATCTGGCTGCTGGGCGCCTCCGCTGTCCTGCTCAGTCCGGCGTGGAAGCGCACCGAGATCGACCACGCGCTTGCCCTGACAAAGCCCGCGCACGCCGTGGGTGACCAGCCGGTGCTGGCCGAGGCGATGCCGATGCTGTCGCTCGACGAGCCGATATCGCCCGCGGACCGTGCTTTCGACGAGCCCCCGCCGTCCGCCGATGCGCTGTTCGTCTTCAGCTCGGGCACCACCGGGATGCCCAAAGCGGTCCGCCACACGCACGCCTCGTTCGCCGTCGCGGTGCGGCACTGGCGCGATGCGCTGGGGCTCTCGTCGGCGGACCGCATGCAGATCATGACGCCGCCGTCGCACATCCTCGGGCTGCTGAACATCGCGATGGCGCTCGAGACGGGTACGTGGATCCGGTTGCACAGCCGCTTCGACATCGACGTGATGTTGCGCCACATCGAATCCGACCGAATCACCATCGAGATGGCGGTGGCGCCGATCGCCCTGGCGCTGGCCGCGCATCCGGACCTGGAGCGCTACGACCTCTCGTCGCTTCGCTACGTGATGTGGTGTGCGACCCCGGTCACGGAAAGCGTTGCCGCGGAGGTCAGTCGCAGGGCGGGCATCAGCTGGGTGACCGCATACGGGGCCAGTGAACTGCCAGTGATCTCATGCAATGACATCACCGGGGCACGACTCGACACCGTCGGCCGTGCGGTGCCGGGTGTGGAACTGCGGGTGGTGTCACTGGACACCGGTGACGTGTTAGCGCCAGATGAGGTCGGTGAGATCCAGGTGCGATCGGGTTCGGCGATGGCCGGCTATCTGCCGGATTCCGCGACCGCCGATGCATTTTCGGACGGTTGGTACCGGACCGGCGATGTTGGGCACATCGATGCCGAGGGCTGGCTGCGCATCACCGACCGCTCGAAAGAGATGATCAAGGTGCGCGGCTTTCAGGTCGCGCCCGCCGAGATCGAGGCCGTGCTCCATGGCCATCCGGCGGTCGGGGACTGCGCGGTGTTCGGGGTTCCCGACGCGGCCAACGGAGAGGCCATCGTGGCCGCGGTCAAGGCTATGAGTGCGGTCGATGCCGAGGAGCTCGTCGGGCTGATCGGCGAACGGCTCGCCTCGTACAAACGACCGAGTCGTGTCACGTTCGTGGACGAAATACCCCGTCTGCCATCAGGAAAGGTATTGCGCCGAGTGTTGAAGGAGCGTCTGTGGACGTCCGTCTGA